TGCCAATCAAGCTCAAGGGCCAACCTCTTGAGATTTGTGGCGATTGAAACTCAACAATTAAACCGATCTTATTTGATATCGGTCACACACAATCCATTCCGACACATCTACCTATCTTGGTCATTGGGTCAtaattgttcggtttgaattgaactGCACATTTAATTTTGGCACACCTGTATCAACCACGTGACCGAATTGTGAAATCGAGTAACAATAGGttgctcacaaacatcatggtgggccccaccgttgaaaAGTTCATGCGGTTGTCAGCGCTCACAGGCAATCCACCTGCCTTCAaatccacatgatggttggatcaacctgattttgagCATCCTTTTACGGTGGGATGACCTTCACCAGCAGGTTACAGGTCATACACGCTCCATGGCAAGGTCACCAGCCTCGGGTTTACATTGGGAATGTAATCTTGAAGTCATGAAACGGCATTTGAGCCCGCGGCAACTCCACGAGTGACACTAGAAGGAGAGGTCTACAATAATCGCACATGGTAAAGTCATGGTCAACTTCTCTAACTGTTTGTTTGTATCGTACAAGTGGGACGCAGATTAGCCACTGACAGTGTGAGTAGCCAGATTCCCTACGCGGTTCAATAGTCGATGGTTTAGGAGCTAGTAAAATGATATCATGACTAACgacacgtgctacagcatccataTATACCATGATAAACCTCCACCAGAAACCACGGGTGACAGCTCTCATATataagaatgcacataatcaagaacaccattacatgtttttcagatttagaCCATAATAACAATCCATTTAGTTCAATACATAATGACCACTAGATCGAGGGTCCATTTTAATCGCAATCAAGCAAGTTACATCCCAACGAAACATGGAAATAGAAACATCCACAAGTAAAACCTCCCTGgagttgaccatgatgtttatatgctatccaaaccattcataaggctTTTACCACTCAGGtcaactgtaggcacaaatatcatctcgataCAATACTTCTACCACccctaggcattcaatccccattgtttcgtgtggtataGCCTGCATGAGTTTTTGATCTGTGTTAATTTTAGAATCTTGCTCTATtgtgatcttgaaaaatagatggatggagtggatttgtcatgaacaTCTTTGCAAGCTCCATATAGCTTCGGGCATTGGAATATGCATGCCTAGGTAACGGGCAATCCGCTTGAGAACCAGGTGGGCCTACtgagatgtttgttagaaatccacctcgtccatctgtttttttagacTATGTTAAGACATggaacaaaaaatgagacagatttaaaattcaaatgggcTGCAGCTCATGAATCAGTAAGGATTGAAAGTTCTCATTGgtagggccacgaaagtttacAATTATACTAACTTTTTTAtgctttcagttcatccaagtaggaatgatctcatgaacagtatggatggcatcaaaacatcatggtggagcccaagaaggctTCAACGTAACATTTCCTCGcccactatttcctgtcatgCAGGGCGCcctgcttaagttttggatatgcttcatttttgggctcatttcctaATCTAATGTATAAAAACTTAAACGATGGATAGAATAAAATTTCCAACATATCTTCTTTTTGAAAAAACATGCACAAGGTCAAATTtgcccaatggatggattagattttgcAATATGTTGTCACATGTGTGGAACAGTAATTGTACATGCATGTGTGCCTATGAAGTGATATCACCGAGGtttgtgagcctcaccatgatggtccatccatttggagagatcattttaagacatgagggaaagaatgaggcagatccttgTGGTGGAAAGGTGGTCATGGAGCTGCTCCTCAAGGttgattgtaatttttttttttttttttgtcttgtgCCCTGTAACACCCGTGCCTTTGATACACGGGTGTTAACCTTGAGGACGCCGGTTATAAGGACTAAGGAAAATTAAACCAACCTAAACCTTACACGTATAGGCTGGGACTCCCAGTCAATGATAAAAGCCACCCAGAACGAGAGATGCCTAGACAAACCCAACATCAAACCAGGAGGTAAGACTCAACAAGCCCCTAGATTAGCACAGTTTTTGAACAAGTAACTAGGTTACATTGGCACAATACACCTGCTAGCAACTCTTAAAGAGTTATTTATGGCCAACCGGACGATTGGTGTACTCTAGGACCACCTTAAACCGTTGAAACCACCCACCAgaccaatctgaccattggatcacaaTGAATGGGCCAAATTTCGCCCCAAAAAGAACTATACAGCCCACCTGTATATCACATATGGCCCAAACTGGGCCGGGGCCCCTAAACCAGAAACCCTAAACATAAGGTCGGTATAGATCTATCACAAACATCGTCCTAGACCCCATACAAGGCACGCGTACACATTGGACTATGGTGCACGACGTGCACTGGATAAGGAGGAACGGTCAAAGGGTTGTTGACCGACCCTCTTTGTAAATTTGAGAGAAATTCTCTCCCGCCATTGCATCATTTGAAACGGATGGGTTTCAAACCCTTAAGTGAGCCACCCCGACCGTTTTCcgggaaatccagaccgtccattttgtcGGCGTGGTCCACCCCAACAAAATTATATAAGGCTGGGTCCCCCCGAAAACAAACGAAGGGGATTGATATTGGCCGTCCGTTTTATCATAGAAAACGGGATCCGTAGAGGGCGATCGGACCGCCGGCGTAATGGGATGAGCAGCGTCGGTTTACAACGTGCTCACGCCAGCCTGGGagagctctctctctcaaacaaaAAATAACCAGACCACGAGGAATTACAAGCCGCACCTTCCATTTCAGGAAAGCAGGGACTGCAACCGACGGCCATCGAGATTTGCAGAGCAAATCTCAGCCACTGGATCTCTTCTCTCCCTGCCTATAAAAGGGAAGGTTCAGCCCTCTCAGATTTCACACAGAAAGAGAGGTGAGAAAGGAAGGAaacagagagagaagagagagaagaaaattgaGCGTTTTGGTGAACCTGGCACTCACTGCCCCAACTCAATCCGTGAGAaacggaccgagccgagtcagtgtgaGCCCACGGCCACGCCACTTGagtgggagagagaaagaaaatagaggaagaaggagaaggaggtgggtgtgtgcgtgtcaGCCCAAGCTCGGGTCGGACCCGATTGAAAGAGGTAGAAGCTTCCCTCCATTTTTTTTAGAACTCTAAAATAAACCCAAACTATGGACCATCACACCTCAACCACACGCGTTCATGGCTGAATAACAACCATCAGCGGGGACTGCACATATAGCCAAAAGACAGGCTCTGTTTTGAAACGGAAAATAGCCTGTGATTGGAGCACCGTTTTAAGGCCGAACATGGCCTGAATTCAGGCCCGGTTTGAGGCCAAACAATGTCATGCAAATAACCCCAGCTAAGGGCTGAAACACAGTCCAGAAACGGCCTGCAAACAAGCTCCGCTTAAGCTGcaacatgccccaaaaatcaggctgaaaaCCGTCCGGAAACAAGCTCTGTTCGGGCCGTTCTTTGGCTGAAGAAACGGCAGCCACCGTTCCTCCGATTGAGCGGTGATGCGGGTTGAAAAACAGCCCAGGGATGGGCCATGTTTGAGCCTAGGATCAGGGCCGGAAATGGATTCGAAATGGATGCAGCAGGAAGACCATTTCCGTTGACAGGTGGGCTGCACTgtgttgggcctcaccaaattgcaggtgggccgcaccttgcAACGACTGAAAGGGGGCTGCACCTGGGTTTCTCTCagaccaggtggaccacaccacgccACCATGGGCCCAGCACCATtgttggtgggcctcaccaaactcCAGGTGGGTTGCTCACATGCAGGAcgtgttttcaaaaaaaaaacaaaaagaaaaaaaaggaaaaagagagtataataaataaaataatattttattataaaatatatgcAGATATACAACCTGTGGGGTCCACCCACGCGCAGTAacatctagccgtccatctgtttcccaCATGGAACAGGTGGGACCCCATTGACGTAAATAATGCATCTCTGCCGTCCAACCGTTTTTCTTTTGAATGGTACTGTTGGCTGACGTCAGCagaatctgtggggtccaccattatgaaATGTTGTCCAggggacggtgggcccctgcAGCTTGAGCTGcctttgacgtcagcaagctggGGTATCACCTTGAGGTACGTATTGcctcccaaccgtccatccatttcaacagTCCTGGACCTCCATGTttcatcctgaccgtccatcaacGAACGtcatgtccaggccgtccaatgAACGTCCAGTGCTGGACGATTGACATGTATGTTGAAGGGAAAatagatatatattataataatataataataagtaaaatataactatatatatatatatatatatatatatatatatatatatatatatatatatatatatatatatatatacacacacacacacacatattctatgtgggcctcaccacgtgggagcccaccctgatgtttttgtTCACCCCACCTTGATAAGTTTattctaatccagaccatccaaggtctggacgtggcccaccttactgaacaatccactctgtccatcaataGATGTCTCCAGACCGTCCGTCAGTGGACGTCCAGTGCTGGATCTAAACACCTAGGTCCATAGCTCAACTGACGGACTAAGAGGAGATGCCTCGTTTCCAAACACTTGAGGTCCTGGTGTCGATCCCTAgcagggtggctaacatggagcgtATGTACTGCCATGGGTGACGTCAATGGCACCTGAACCTTTCGTTAGATGCGCCCCCGTGATGTTCATAGATGACCGAAATACCAAAATACTTTCCGGTCACTAtaacttctgtgggccacacacgtggactccaccctgatgtatgtggttcatccaaactgttcatttatgcagtagaccccaccatagtataagtgttttatctacactccttAGGCAGTGGATTCCAACCTAACGTAAGTATTTACTTACACCGACCATGTGGCTGTGGGCcatacctttgatgtatgtgttcttcatccacaccgtccagccctatggacgggtggggcccacctcacgaTGTGTTGCATACCCACACCACCCATGAGACTTCACTGTGATATATCTATTAATCCAAGCCGTGGAAATACCTGACAATTATAAATTGTAATTTTAGGAGATTCCTTAAGTGACCCCGGGCTACAGGAAGACTTGGACCGAGTTCGTAAACACTACCATACAagtgatgactttccccttgggctttccgtTTCCAAGCTAGATAAACATAGTTTGTGCTAGATTGCCATCATTAGTTTAAGGTCGTTGTGTTCATTACAAATATCAAATTGCGATACCATACGATAGGCTCACATGCTAGCTAACCCTTGAAAAATGATTACTATTCACATGTCTTGGCAATACATTGTCGATAATCATTATTTAAAATTCTGATGCATCCCCGCATGTTTTATTTAAAGTCATATGTTGTTTAACCTGATTGCTTCTTTATATAATCTCATAATGTTACACGTGGAAGATTCCATAATGGTATGCAAGctatacttgggatgtaattagACAAAATGGGTGGGAAAGTAGGACCCTCGAACTAGGGTCATTTGCGATCAAGGGATCTCATTAAAACATCTTAAGGTGGATAACCTCATGAGCCGAAGATGATGGTCATGGGACattatgctcgagctgtcggcctacgcgggGTGACGagtcccccatagtgacctttgagttacttaaattgctTGATTGTAACTGAATTAATAAcggttagctaatcatgcattcataacataTTGGCGATGATGGATGGCTAATTTTGGATGCTGTAACACATGCCCTAAagttgttggggtatcgtttcgctagctcccagactatcgactatcgacccctattccgactggatgatcattcccaggtcgatgattacatgggtgacgagcccaagtccgactggatatgcatccccaggtcgatgtgcattcatacattcatgcatcttaTAAGACTGTATATTGCCTGTTTTAGATTATTGCTTTATTTTCCTTTAAACTATGTTTGCTAAGGTggcaatgtgtaatcttgagagaaattcacactgagttggctactcattcATCAACTATCCAACCATACAGAATATACAGGGACGGATGTAGAGAATGACGATGCTGGCCTTGATGGCGCGACCGTAGAGCTCAAGGAAGAGTACTATGAGGGCAAGCCGCAACAAGAAGCAGCGGCGTATTTTGGGTCTAATCAGtagtttaatattttaatttcagTGGTTTAGTATTTTGGAACTTATAgaattttgtaactaagacccccagctgGGTGGGTCAAATATTTGGGCTCATATAATTATCTATGCTTTATTTTGCTATCGCACTCTGAGTTTGCATTTTCGCTGATTCTCTGATTTATAAACTTCCGGATTTCTGAAAcgagtctcgtactcgggttTTAAAAATCGGAGCGTTACATGCCTGAATATATTAAACAATTTGCGAGTGGTCGCAATTCTCAATCTTCTACTGTTGAGTTGGATGTATCTGTCTATTTAGATACTTTGGGGGTCAAAAGTTGTTCAGTCGGAGTATttggatatatgtatttctctttttaaaattttacttcGATCTCCCGTCCCTCAAACATAAGGGTGTACATTGAGCCGATCCGAGTTGAGcttgcctcagcttgactcggctcagccactagctgacctcagctcgaactcgactcagctcggtcctcgagcttgactggctagctcggctcggtttagtcaacagcttgggccagttcaggccgagttcgagtcgagtttgccTATGTGGCATTTCCACAAACGCTTAGACTGCATCTTCAAAATCCCATTGTCGGTAAAACAACATCAAATTttttttcaggtattttatcaaataccttccaagcaacataaaaatttagaaaaagggtatttgtttcataaaaaagtttcctattgtgtggaccattttagttttggatccaccttatttttgataaaatatcttaaaatgtgattaaaaaacggatggatgagttggatttctcacaaatagtGTAGTGGGCTCCACCCAAAATCCTTGCATAGGAACCTTTTTTTTGGGGCCCCATAAGTatcggatttgcctcatttttaggctcattgtataaaataagcttgcaaaatagatgaataatttgaatacaatacatacgcgttattctcaatagtttcaaatgatagtgggtaGTGTATTACAAATATAGCATGAAATAACAGTAACAGGGGAAATATATAATAATTACGTTTTTTTAATCCCGTCCCATACGCCAAACACGCCAAACACGCCCGACTGCTTGATTTTGTAAGTCAATGGTAAACGCGGTATGAATGCTAAATAATTATTTCCTCGTGCACTCTTTTTGGTGCTTATTTTTttgaggacgcggatttcctgcgaaaacctttcgcaggaagttcctgcgctgggaacgcacgtggggcccactgggatgtttgtgagaaatctgcaccgtccatacattttgtgagttcattttaagacttgaggccaaagatgaatcgtatccaattctcaagtgctccgaaaacgtgataattaaacgtccacagttgaaatattcgtggggccacggaagttttgaatcttgataatatttgtgttatcagttcatcccagtagaaatgatgttattaacggtatggatggcatgtaaacctCATTGTCGAAGccggggaggtttcaacggtaggaattttcctaaatACTTTTTCTTTTAGTACAgaccacttgaatcttggatcctaTCCAATTTTGATATaatctcctaaaattagctcacaaaatagatggacggattggattcccaacaaacattacggtggaccccatctgcattcccagcgcaggaacttcctgcgaaaggctttcgcaggaaatccgcgtccttagATTATACCTCAAATTGTTGTGTTAAAACAGATAGACAGAACAGATATTTCATATCCATCACCAATAGGTTCAAAAATTTAAACTATCACTTTTAAACCGATTTTCAAGGCAGAAATTCACCGCGATTTTCAAATGGGTGAAACGGTAATAATTATCCATTTACACGAGCGTTCAAAAATTAAACAGGTCATTAGAGTAAacggttgtttgacatggtatcataGCTACGAATCCCCCCAAATGAACGGTGCCAAAGAAAAATTCCTCGTAGAAAATAGGGGCCGTAGGTCTGTCAACAGGCTGGACCTAGGGTAGGTCTCTGTACGGATTTTAAAATCATTAGGTCCCGGCCTTCGACCCATTCAAAATTCCATCGACACCGCTAGTTGGCTGGGCAAGTCATCAATGAGGCCTGGTCTGTAGATAAAAGGAGAATCGATCCACTCTCTATTTGTCATTCCTGCATTTACGAACTCGATCATGGAGCTACCGCCAATGAGCGTAAGAGCGTTTTGGTCTTTCCTTTTCCACACGATCCTTCTCTCTTCCGTGGAAGTATCATGGTTGTTGGGATCTGCTGCGAATTTCTCCAACGAAACCGATCGGCTTGCGTTGCTCGACTTCAAACATCTGATAACCGACGACCCTCACCGTTCCATGAGATCATGGAACCATACTCTCCACTTCTGTCAGTGGCAAGGAGTCACATGCGGTCGCCAGCATCCTCAAAGGGTCACTGCCTTGAACCTAACTGGCCAGAACTTGGTGGGCACCATATCTCCCTTCATAGCAAACCTCACCTTCCTCAGGGGAATCCTTCTTAAAGACAACAACTTTCATGGCGCGATTCCTCAGCAGATAGGTCAGTTGTTCCGCTTGCGGTTTATTAGTCTGGTCAATAACTCATTCACTGGAGAAATTCCAGCAAATCTGACCCACTGTGCACAACTCCAAGTCCTTCGTCTTTCCAGAAATCGACTCACAGGGAAGATTCCAACTGAGCTTGGCTCTCTATTGAAGCTCATGGAATTAAGACTTGGTACGAATAATATTATAGGAAGCATCCCAccttcacttggaaacctttcgtCTCTCTTTGTTTTTTATCTCTCACAAAATAGTATGGAGGGCAGTATACCAGATGAACTTCATCGATTGGTTAACTTAAACTCTCTTCTCATAAGTCAAAATGAACTGTCAGGTACAATTCCACCAAGCCTATACAATCTCTCATCTCTTTATGTTTTGGACGTGGGAGTGAACAGATTGCATGGAAACCTCCCACCCAACTTAGGCCTCACTCTTCCTAATCTCCGAAACCTTTATGCCCCAGTAAACCATTTCACAGGACCCATACCAATGTCATTACCCAATgcttctggactcgtatttatGGACTTTGGTGGCAATAGTTTTAGCGGATCTGTGCCTCTGAATTTTGGAAGTCTCAAGGGTCTCTCCTACTTGGGTTTGTGGGGAAATGAGCTTGGAATTGGGAAAGCACGTGACTTGGGTTTTCTCGATTCTTTGACCAATTGCAGTAGCTTGCGAGGTCTGGGAATAGACACAAATCATCTCAGTGGTGAGTTGCCAGACTCCATTGCTAATCTTTCAACTCAACTGACGATACTATCTTTTGGAAGAAACAGGATATTTGGAAGCATCCCATCTGGAATTCAGAATCTTGTCAACTTAACAGTGTTGGCTATGGAAGATAACTTGTTAACAGGTACGATTCCTGTTGGTGTTGTGAAGCTTAAAAAGGTGGGAATACTTTCCTTTGGTAGAAATGAATTATCAGGGCAAATTCCGTCTTCCTTAGATAACATCACCAGATTATACTTACTCAGTTTATCTGGAAACAATCTATCGGGGAGCATACCTTCAACTCTTGGTAATTGCAAAAACTTGCAATTCATGTACCTAGGAAATAATAACTTCAACGGTAGCTTACCGAAACAAGTTTTCAGCATTATATCTCTGATTGAAGTCCAAGCTCAAAACAATTTTTTAACTGATATGCCATATGAAGCCGGTGACTTGAAAGCTCTTGGAAGATTGGATGTTTCTAATAATAAATTTTCGGGAAAAATTCCAAGCTGGCTAGGCAATTGTCTCAGCCTAGAGTATCTCCGGTTGGATGGGAACTTCTTTCAAGGATCAATTCCTCCAGCATTTAGTACTCTAAGAGgccttcaatatctggatctttcACGCAACAACTTGTCTGGAAAGATTCCACAGTACCTGGAGAACCTTTCAGCTTTGAATTatctaaatctatctttcaataatTTTGAGGGTGAATTACCAAAACAAGGGGTCTTCAGAAATGCCAGTGAAGTTTCAGTGCTCGGAAATAGTAAGCTTTGTGGGGGCGTTCCAGAATTACAATTGCCTCCATGCCGTAGCCAAGCTTTCAAGAAACGTGGGATGTCTCTTGCTTCAAAAGTGAAAATCTCAATAATTGTCGCTGTCCTGTGTCTTATTTCATTATCATGTTTCCTTACCAGTCTTTATTGGGTAAGAAAGTCAAGAAGAAAATCTTCTGCTGTGCCTTCTGCGGAGGATCCTTTCATGAACCTGTCTTATGCAGAGCTCTTTAAAGCAACAGATGGGTTCTCTTCTTCAAATCTGATTGGCACGGGAAGTTTTGGTTCTGTGTATAAAGGAATGCTAGATCGAGATGGAACTCTTATCGCCGTCAAAGTGCTCAACCTTCTGCAACAAGGAGCTCTGGGGAGCTTCATGGCTGAATGCGAAGCCTTGAGAAACATTAAGCATCGGAATCTTATTAAAGTCTTAACTTGTTGCTCGAGCACTGATTTTAAGGGAAACGACTTCAAGGCTTTAGTTTTTGAGTACATGCACAATGGAAGTCTAGAGAAGTGGTTGCACAAAGATGAGCATGACCAATTGAGAAGGAATTTAAATTTCATCGAAAGGCTAAATATAGCtattgatgtagctcttgtaTTGGATTATCTACATCACCATTGCCAGACACCAATCGTTCATCGTGATTTAAAACCGAGTAACATTCTTCTTGATAATGACATGATTGCTCATGTGAGTGACTTCGGGTTAGCGAGGTTCATATCTGAAGTTGCTCAATCCAGCTCGGTTGGCATAAAGGGATCTATTGGCTACATTGCTCCAGGTATTCATCTatttccttttattattatttcacaAAGAAAGTGgagaccaaaaatcaagtggatctaATTAATTAGTAAGTGGATcatgccatagaaaacaatgatacacgcacgcgcgcacacacacacacacacatttatgtGAGGTGCACttaatggttggatcaacctaattttcggagttcccttttttttttggggtggaTGGCCATGCTAGACAGGGGAGGTGTCATGTAAAAGCTTTTGAGGATGGGAAGTTGTCAACCATTTCCAAATGGTTTTCTAGCCCCACACATGCTTACTTTGGCATGTGGAACAGGTAGCTCTTAGCATGAACCATATGCAAAAGTAGGCCTATCAAATCATTCGAGCAGTTTTAAGAGGCATGCTAAATATACTCATTCAAATGACATATTTCGCCTCCCGTATGAGTGGACTGCCTGCACATCTTATACCTGGGGAGCATTCCACATTCACATCTCCCACGAAGTTACCTTGTTAGCACTATTTTGCCTGTGGGTCGAACTTCTAATTTGTAATATATAGTTATAAGGCTTCAACTGGAATGGATATCAATTAACATAGtgaatatatatttatttagatAAGCAATGTTCACATAGGATGTTGCATGTCAACTTTCACATGCCATGCTTTCTTTTCTATTTAAAAAGTTTCATGCATTCTCATACCTGTATCATTTGTGTGGAAAGAGCCATGATCCTCTGTTCCTGTGaaacagaaatttctaattcccTGCATTTTGATTGGACCAAGTCATCGCTAATGAAATCATCACTGCTACATTAAAGAGCCGTGAG
This region of Magnolia sinica isolate HGM2019 chromosome 1, MsV1, whole genome shotgun sequence genomic DNA includes:
- the LOC131217011 gene encoding probable LRR receptor-like serine/threonine-protein kinase At3g47570: MELPPMSVRAFWSFLFHTILLSSVEVSWLLGSAANFSNETDRLALLDFKHLITDDPHRSMRSWNHTLHFCQWQGVTCGRQHPQRVTALNLTGQNLVGTISPFIANLTFLRGILLKDNNFHGAIPQQIGQLFRLRFISLVNNSFTGEIPANLTHCAQLQVLRLSRNRLTGKIPTELGSLLKLMELRLGTNNIIGSIPPSLGNLSSLFVFYLSQNSMEGSIPDELHRLVNLNSLLISQNELSGTIPPSLYNLSSLYVLDVGVNRLHGNLPPNLGLTLPNLRNLYAPVNHFTGPIPMSLPNASGLVFMDFGGNSFSGSVPLNFGSLKGLSYLGLWGNELGIGKARDLGFLDSLTNCSSLRGLGIDTNHLSGELPDSIANLSTQLTILSFGRNRIFGSIPSGIQNLVNLTVLAMEDNLLTGTIPVGVVKLKKVGILSFGRNELSGQIPSSLDNITRLYLLSLSGNNLSGSIPSTLGNCKNLQFMYLGNNNFNGSLPKQVFSIISLIEVQAQNNFLTDMPYEAGDLKALGRLDVSNNKFSGKIPSWLGNCLSLEYLRLDGNFFQGSIPPAFSTLRGLQYLDLSRNNLSGKIPQYLENLSALNYLNLSFNNFEGELPKQGVFRNASEVSVLGNSKLCGGVPELQLPPCRSQAFKKRGMSLASKVKISIIVAVLCLISLSCFLTSLYWVRKSRRKSSAVPSAEDPFMNLSYAELFKATDGFSSSNLIGTGSFGSVYKGMLDRDGTLIAVKVLNLLQQGALGSFMAECEALRNIKHRNLIKVLTCCSSTDFKGNDFKALVFEYMHNGSLEKWLHKDEHDQLRRNLNFIERLNIAIDVALVLDYLHHHCQTPIVHRDLKPSNILLDNDMIAHVSDFGLARFISEVAQSSSVGIKGSIGYIAPEYAMGGKASTQGDVYSYGILILEMITGKGPTNDMFTDNLSLHQFAKLALPEQLLEIVDPFLLEETKVTQDSRNDINTKDRMQDCLISMVKIGVLCSSESPRERMGMKDVVNKMHAIKDLYLGARIHRDIQVRSGLSGEGPSYLSHY